Proteins from a single region of Bombus pascuorum chromosome 5, iyBomPasc1.1, whole genome shotgun sequence:
- the LOC132907549 gene encoding nuclear pore complex protein Nup98-Nup96 isoform X2: protein MFGQAGNTSFSSFNTPTQSSPFGQSAFGKPITTTSFGSGATPVFGNGNTSLFSSKPAGSTTGGLFGNTTTPPAFTQPSFGGFGTTSTNTNLFGSQQNASTNLFGSNTATSAFGQSNKPAGFGFGTTSGTNLFGQPQQSAQQTTPFGQSSTTGNTNLFGATPGFGNTNTATTSITGTAIKFAPMITTDSMSKNGISHTISVRHCCIATMKEYESKSYEELRFEDYSVGRKGPSTGIFGAPTQPSPFGNAGAGTSTATTGFGGMSAGFGATTQSASSGLFGKPISTFGTPSTTTTNNFAFNSTPSTNLFGTNTQNKPFGTAPTPLFATSNTNQTAGTGFGGINTGQNTAFGSAFGSAQPNQSIGLFNQNKSAFIAPSTSSSTGFPIFGQTPMSNTGTPAFCSKSTGTIGFGVNSTLGSTAPSTFGTAPGFTAGQNSGTLLFNTPFKPAGQTSGFSFGSTLTPSSGLGTNTGLMLGSGSTLFGQQKSGGLFGYSGNNAPFNTSGSFGSSAFGNNTNVGTGSGTGLLGAGNTMNQVKSSGTVPVHQQILALVSAPFGDSPLLKNLLPASGKTEELLKPANTPSKLMNGQQYKVTADNKSPKIKAKVVTPAQLSKKSMFEGLEEEDPLSEAFQPRPNAKRLVLRPKSISNSIVPSPTESSQSVGRNLQSSGKGEEKSPVTNTYIENTTIETVDKENHSQDNNRQLANDRRSSLSWLKTSLPRNAKNLDEESYEAQRSLFSSPNALSEEMINNTVTELRPYANANSSNQKCSEINSSVDTSLKNSSLVDKSCTDIVNQNSDSSQELDESSFSSLQTSNWKPNAAKVTLKRAGYYTIPPLDKLDEYVRGETCIVPNFTVGREDYGNVYFPESFDIYGLNLDEIVHFRHKEVIIYPDDEKKPPIGEGLNRKAQVTLDQVWPHDKSLHKPITDPHRLAAMDYEEKLRRVSAKHDTRFLEYRPETGSWVFKVDHFSKYGLSDSDEEDNNIPSVKDTKRLKLCATQQKCATKQEQSKVVSNKDTSKANDLKAANTDYSDLDTRGLLLEAIVSRRSFRTDQNHENQLPISPTGENARILGTDSHKLQLMKASFFDGSDEEINEAYNQESNRSLFLSDRRSSLRCFTNTPQKLDEDQNYEPIYSPMLRSNLAIHRTPTITYEEPTLSKTDSKLKRSMDIVAKTSTIYEKGLPDPSITPVTTILRCISEVIPLSKSIIHKLESRSVADIGIQMGRRFKPSWGRGLTLLTLSTKKQADDVPLNNSFEQIGSYVCGRSPEDTTSVGIVQRIQILGGSGTGEERIKTFKESIEGHLKIQLSHRVMNPDGDCLIFDVDTDINKASMALHAHCSLAEEFAEQFTTDSFASYVANVWKLCVALWGNLPDINVATENSEDHSVVIARREAIGEWLKIVIRKTHVLEDADINYETKILLLLSAFELEEACKLAREMGDHCLALLMAQLCSGMPIKVLTQQQIALWQNAGIDENLSLDRLKLFALVAGEPPSKHCPINVCEGFDWKRALAVHLWYFSSPTASIRDILDIYEASFDTNKTDDVYTSIPKPEYKGNNFELEINNGKPIYDLCFHLLKLFCTGNHTLGELLNPATHTADPMDYRLSWLMQQVLLALGYSHLSEHVAILTHVNFATQLEAYDLWHWAIFVMLHLKDATKRKTAVMNLLQRHVEIDDATDCPDFIERETFLREELGIPSIWIHHAKAVKSYVAKRYGKAAFYFIQAEQWNKAHEIIIEYLAADVIINENYDYLRNLLRPLTPLECSSAISGWTYQGQLLWEYMEITMSVESLLRSADPRGISSKLESLKQRLSNLPSKINQFPCLTAKHRLCQAEIAKRTIHLARSLLQMNENKSKSIYQLVSQLPLPEDYAQQELRFVINMCVNEIIY from the exons ATGTTTGGTCAAGCTGGAAATACATCTTTTA GTAGTTTTAATACACCGACGCAGTCCAGTCCATTTGGGCAATCTGCGTTTGGTAAACCGATCACTACAACAAGTTTTGGTTCTGGCGCTACACCAGTCTTTGGCAATGGCAATACTTCTCTCTTTAGTTCAAAGCCTGCAGGTTCTACCACCGGTGGCTTGTTTGGCAATACTACAACTCCACCTGCATTTACTCAACCATCTTTTGGAG GGTTTGGTACAACAAGTACAAATACCAATTTATTTGGCTCTCAGCAAAATGCAAGTACAAATCTTTTTGGTTCAAACACTGCAACATCAGCATTTGGTCAGTCGAATAAACCAGCTGGATTTGGTTTTGGTACTACATCTGGTACAAATTTATTTGGGCAACCCCAACAATCAGCTCAGCAAACCACACCTTTTGGGCAAAGCAGTACCACtggaaatacaaatttatttggtGCAACACCTG GTTTTGGCAATACGAACACGGCAACCACAAGTATAACTGGTACTGCCATTAAATTTGCTCCTATGATTACTACCGATTCCATGTCCAAGAATGGTATATCTCATACTATATCAGTGAGACATTGTTGCATTGCGACAATGAAAGAATATGAATCAAAGTCTTACGAAGAGTTACGTTTTGAAGATTATTCTGTGGGACGAAAAG GACCCAGTACAGGAATCTTTGGTGCACCAACACAACCTTCACCTTTTGGTAATGCAGGGGCAGGTACTAGTACTGCAACAACGg GCTTTGGTGGAATGAGCGCTGGTTTTGGAGCAACCACACAGTCTGCCTCGAGTGGTCTATTTGGAAAGCCTATAAGTACTTTTGGTACACCCtcgacaacaacaacaaataattttgcttttaattctACTCCAAGCACTAATCTGTTTGGTACTAATACCCAGAATAAACCATTTGGTA CAGCTCCAACCCCACTTTTTGCAACCAGCAATACTAACCAAACTGCTGGTACAGGTTTCGGTGGCATTAATACGGGTCAAAACACTGCTTTCGGCTCCGCATTTGGTTCAGCGCAACCGAATCAG AGTATTGGTCTATTTAACCAAAACAAATCAGCTTTTATTGCACCTTCCACATCGTCTAGCACTGGATTTCCCATTTTTGGTCAGACACCAATGAGCAATACGGGTACACCTGCATTCTGTTCTAAATCAACTGGAACAATAGGTTTCGGAGTAAATTCGACTTTAGGTTCGACTGCACCATCGACTTTTGGAACTGCACCAGGTTTCACTGCAGGTCAAAATTCCGGTACTTTGTTGTTTAATACACCTTTTAAGCCTGCAGGACAAACATCTGGATTTTCTTTTGGTTCAACTCTTACACCATCGTCCGGACTcg gtACAAATACGGGTTTAATGTTGGGTAGTGGTTCTACTTTATTTGGTCAGCAAAAATCAGGTGGTTTGTTCGGGTACAGTGGCAATAATGCACCATTTAATACATCGGGATCGTTCGGATCTTCAGCTTTCGGGAATAATACAAATGTAGGAACGGGTAGTGGGACTGGATTACTCGGAGCTGG AAATACTATGAACCAAGTCAAAAGTTCCGGAACTGTGCCGGTGCATCAACAAATTTTAGCCCTGGTGTCTGCACCTTTTGGCGATTCAccgttattaaaaaatcttttaccA GCTTCCGGTAAAACAGAAGAGTTATTAAAACCGGCAAACACACCATCCAAATTAATGAATGGTCAACAGTATAAGGTTACTGCTGATAATAAGTCTCCAAAAATCAAGGCCAAAGTTGTTACTCCTGCACAATTATCTAAG aagTCAATGTTCGAAGGTCTTGAAGAGGAAGATCCACTCTCGGAAGCATTTCAGCCTCGTCCAAATGCAAAGCGTTTGGTACTACGTCCGAAATCCATATCGAACTCGATAGTTCCATCGCCTACTGAAAGTTCACAATCTGTAGGGAGAAACTTACAATCTTCCGGAAAAGGGGAAGAGAAATCACCTgtaacaaatacatatattgaaaatacaacTATCGAAACTGTAGATAAAGAAAATCATAGTCAAGATAATAATCGACAATTAGCAAACGATCGGAGATCATCTTTGTCTTGGTTGAAAACGAGCCTTCCACGAAATGCAAAAAATTTGGACGAAGAATCATACGAGGCTCAACGGTCGCTATTTTCTAGTCCGAACGCATTGTCGGAAGAGATGATAAACAATACTGTTACTGAATTGCGACCTTATGCTAACGCCAATTCATCAAATCAAAAGTGCTCTGAAATTAATTCATCCGTGGATACGTCTTTAAAGAATTCATCTCTCGTTGATAAATCATGTACGGACATTGTGAATCAAAACTCTGATTCGAGTCAAGAATTGGACGAAAGTTCTTTTTCATCGTTACAAACTTCGAACTGGAAACCAAACGCAGCTAAAGTAACGCTGAAACGTGCTGGGTACTATACGATTCCGCCGCTTGATAAATTAGACGAGTATGTTCGTGGTGAAACGTGTATCGTACCAAACTTCACTGTTGGACGTGAAGATTATGGAAATGTGTATTTCCCTGAATCGTTTGATATATATGGCTTGAATTTAGACGAAATCGTACATTTTCGACATAAGGAAGTCATCATTTATCCAGACGACGAGAAGAAACCACCTATCGGAGAAGGATTAAATCGTAAAGCACAAGTTACTTTAGACCAAGTATGGCCACACGATAAATCTCTACATAAGCCTATTACCGACCCCCATCGTTTAGCTGCGATGgattacgaagaaaaattacgaagAGTGTCAGCGAAACATGATACTAGATTCTTAGAGTATCGACCTGAAACTGGTTCATGGGTTTTTAAG GTAGatcatttttctaaatatggCCTAAGCGATTCGGACgaagaagataataatatcCCTTCAGTAAAGGACacgaaaagattaaaattatgtGCAACTCAGCAAAAATGTGCAACCAAGCAGGAGCAATCAAAAGTAGTTTCA aataaagATACTTCCAAGGCCAATGATTTAAAAGCAGCGAATACAGACTATTCAGATTTAGATACACGTGGACTTCTCTTGGAAGCAATTGTCTCACGTCGGTCGTTTAGAACAG ATCAAAATCATGAAAATCAACTACCGATAAGTCCAACTGGTGAGAATGCTCGCATTTTGGGTACAGACAGTCATAAACTGCAATTAATGAAGGCCAGCTTCTTTGATGGCAGCGACGAAGAGATTAACGAGGCTTATAATCAAG aATCGAATCGCTCGTTATTTCTTTCCGATCGTAGAAGTTCTTTGCGATGTTTCACCAATACGCCACAAAAATTAGACGAAGATCAAAACTACGAACCAATTTACAGTCCGATGTTACGATCAAATTTGGCAATTCATCGGACGCcaactattacttacgaagaACCGACCCTTTCAAAGACAG ATTCCAAATTGAAACGCTCGATGGACATCGTTGCTAAGACATCAACGATATATGAAAAAGGTTTACCGGATCCTTCGATAACTCCGGTGACTACAATTCTTCGATGTATTTCTGAAGTGATTCCGTTATCAAAATCTATTATACATAAACTGGAATCTCGTTCCGTTGCTGATATTG gTATACAAATGGGAAGAAGGTTTAAACCAAGCTGGGGACGTGGTTTAACCTTACTTACATTGAGTACGAAGAAACAGGCCGACGATGTAccattaaataattcttttgagCAAATTGGATCTTACGTATGTGGTCGTTCTCCGGAAGATACAACATCCGTTGGGATAGTCCAACGTATACAAATTTTGGGTGGTAGTGGGACCGGCGAAGAACGCATTAAGACATTCAAA GAAAGTATAGAAGGTCATCTAAAAATTCAGCTGTCACATCGTGTAATGAATCCAGATGGAGACTGTCTAATTTTTGACGTAGATACAGATATTAATAAGGCGAGCATGGCTTTACACGCACATTGTAGTTTAGCCGAAGAATTTGCAGAACAGTTTACCACAGATTCATTTGCTTCCTATGTTGCTAATGTTTGGAAACTCTGTGTAGCTCTTTGGGGAAATTTACCCGATATAAACGTTGCCACAG aaaattcagaAGACCATAGCGTCGTGATTGCGCGGCGAGAGGCAATCGGGGAATGGTTAAAAATCGTTATAAGAAAAACTCATGTGTTGGAGGATGCGgatattaattatgaaacaaagATATTGCTTTTACTATCTG ctTTCGAATTAGAAGAGGCGTGTAAACTTGCAAGAGAAATGGGTGATCATTGTTTGGCCTTATTGATGGCGCAGCTGTGTAGTGGAATGCCTATAAAGGTATTAACACAGCAGCAAATTGCATTATGGCAAAATGCCGGTATTGATGAAAACCTCTCGTTAGATCGACTAAAGCTTTTTGCATTGGTGGCAGGTGAACCACCAAGTAAACATTGCCCGATCAATGTCTGTGAAGGTTTCGATTGGAAGAGAGCGTTAGCTGTTCATTTGTG GTATTTTTCATCTCCGACTGCCTCTATAAGAGACATATTAGACATTTACGAGGCCTCCTTCGATACAAACAAGACAGATGACGTTTATACGTCGATACCGAAACCCGAATATAAAGGAAACAATTTCGaacttgaaataaataatggGAAACCGATATATGATCTATGTTTTCATCTTTTAAAGTTATTTTGCACTGGCAATCATACGTTGGGTGAATTATTGAATCCAGCAACACATACTGCTGATCCAATGGATTACAGACTCAG TTGGCTGATGCAGCAAGTACTTTTAGCTTTGGGTTATTCACATCTTTCGGAACATGTTGCCATTTTGACACATGTTAATTTCGCGACACAATTAGAAGCATATGATCTCTGGCATTGGGCCATATTCGTAATGTTACATTTAAAGGATGCCACAAAAAGGAAGACCGCGGTAATGAATTTATTGCAACGACACGTCGAAATAGACGATGCTACCGATTGTCCTGATTTTATCGAGCGAGAAACGTTTTTACGGGAAGAATTGGGTATACCTTCGATTTGGATTCACCATGCGAAAGCCGTGAAAAGTTACGTAGCTAAAAG ATACGGGAAAGCagctttctattttattcaagCAGAACAGTGGAATAAGGCgcatgaaattattattgaatatttagcAGCAGATGTtataataaacgaaaattacGATTATCTGCGCAACTTATTGCGTCCACTGACTCCTTTAGAATGCAGTAGCGCTATAAGTGGTTGGACATATCAAGGACAATTACTCTGGGAATATATGGAAATAACTATGAGTGTTGAATCTTTGCTACGTAGTGCCGATCCACGTGGAATAAGTTCTAAATTGGAATCACTAAAACAACGATTGTCAAATCTTCCTTCCAAGATCAATCAATTTCCATGTTTAACTGCGAAACATAG GCTTTGTCAAGCGGAAATTGCAAAGAGAACGATCCACTTAGCCAGGAGTTTGTTACAAATGAACGAGAATAAATCTAAATCGATATATCAATTGGTATCTCAATTACCATTGCCGGAGGACTATGCACAACAAGAGCTTCGTTTTGTCATTAATATGTGCGTGaacgaaattatatattag